The sequence below is a genomic window from Deltaproteobacteria bacterium.
AGGCAGACATCTGTCATTACCACCAGTTCGGGGACCCTTGCCTTAATGGCCGATATTGCCTGTTGGACAACCCCGTCTTCGGCCCAGGACCGGCTGCCGATGGGATCCTTGCTGTCGGGAAGGCCGAAAAGGATAATGGACGGGATCCCCAGGGACCATAACTCCTGGGCCTCTTTGACAATGGTATCCGGAGAAAAGTGCACCTGTCCGGGCATGGAGGGAATGGGGTCCCTGACGCCCTTCCCGGGCTTTACAAACAGCGGTGCAATAAAATCCTTTACTGAAAGGGTGGTCTCGCGGACCATATCCCTGATGGCCTGAGTCCTTCGAAGCCTTCTGGGTCTTATGTTCATCAATGTTTATCTCCTTCAAAAAATTCGGCCTTTCACGTTAAACGAACCGCCGAAGGCGTACTACAAAATTTCAGGCACTTTGGCTCACTTGGTCACCTTAGGCACGTCCCTTATTTCTTCATCCGTCAGGTAACAGGCAGGATCCGGCGCCCAGACATCTCCTGTCACCGCCTCTGCCCTTACTCTGAAATTGCCCCCACACACATCCAGCCAACAGCACGAGGCGCAACGCCCCGTGACATATCTCTTCTTCTCCTTCAACCCTGCCATTAAGGGGTTGGAAAGATCGGACCAGATCTCGCTGAAGGGCCGTTCGAGCACATTGCCGAAGCTGTAATGCCGCCAGAATTGATCCGCATGCACCGCGCCGTCCCAGCTGACGCAGCCGATCCCCCGGCCCGAGCTGTTCCCCTCATTCATCTCCAGAAGACGGAGCACCTCTCCCGCCCTCGGGTGTTTTTCCCGCACCATCCGCAAATACAAGTATGGACCATCCGCGTGATTGTCCACGGTCAGAACCTCTGCAGCCATGCCCCGGTCGTGAAGATCTTTGGTCCTGTCAATGATGAGGTCCACCGCCTTTCTGGTCTCGCCGGGGTCCAGGTCGTCCTTGATGATTTGGGAGCCCCGTCCTGCGTATACCAGGTGATAGAAGCAGACCCTCGGTATTTTATTTGACTCGAGCAGATCAAAGATCCGGGGGATCTCCATCACATTCATCCGGTTGATGGTAAAGCGCAATCCCA
It includes:
- the ahbC gene encoding 12,18-didecarboxysiroheme deacetylase, with the translated sequence MIGISKLYCGTVEPSDALRYGRRSGDLPSHLLQFSEDKKPVVVWNVTRACNLKCVHCYAQANDRKAEMELSHEEGLRLIDDLARFGAPVVLFSGGEPLMRPDLIELARHAVDRGMRAVISTNGTLITRAKARELKSIGLSYVGVSLDGMEAVNDRFRGKKGAFRDAMAGIRNSQDAGLKVGLRFTINRMNVMEIPRIFDLLESNKIPRVCFYHLVYAGRGSQIIKDDLDPGETRKAVDLIIDRTKDLHDRGMAAEVLTVDNHADGPYLYLRMVREKHPRAGEVLRLLEMNEGNSSGRGIGCVSWDGAVHADQFWRHYSFGNVLERPFSEIWSDLSNPLMAGLKEKKRYVTGRCASCCWLDVCGGNFRVRAEAVTGDVWAPDPACYLTDEEIRDVPKVTK